A genomic window from Candidatus Pelagisphaera phototrophica includes:
- a CDS encoding Gfo/Idh/MocA family oxidoreductase, whose product MTLKNQLRVALFGLGRAGKFQLESIRSNPGVSLIHVVDTDLEKAKAVANEFGCEYGRSVDEPLSNAGIDAAIIATPTGEHFGQIMASLNAGKAVFTEKPLGNGLEEIDKCFQLAREKSLPLFVGFNRRFDPSHSNLAQSVRGGEIGAPQLVRITSRDSPLPSMDYIKTSHGIFHDCIVHDLDMIRFISQEDPIEVYSVGSNFIPEIQAFDDLDNVLVSLRFASGLLASIDVNRFASYGYDQRIEAFGEKGMLQSENRYPRSTVLSSEAGVSRPPIEFSFPSRYREAYQRELETFRKCVVEGIPLPITYADVRMSFVLSDLAECSYREGRPMRVGG is encoded by the coding sequence ATGACACTTAAAAATCAACTTCGAGTCGCTCTCTTCGGTCTGGGACGAGCGGGTAAATTTCAATTGGAAAGCATACGGTCCAATCCGGGCGTTTCGCTGATTCATGTTGTGGATACCGATTTGGAAAAGGCGAAGGCAGTCGCGAATGAGTTTGGATGCGAATACGGTCGTTCGGTGGATGAACCGCTTTCGAATGCTGGCATTGACGCGGCTATTATAGCGACTCCAACGGGTGAGCATTTTGGTCAGATTATGGCCTCACTAAATGCGGGTAAAGCGGTTTTCACCGAAAAGCCCCTGGGCAATGGCCTTGAGGAAATCGACAAGTGTTTCCAACTGGCCCGAGAAAAGAGCCTCCCTTTGTTTGTTGGTTTTAACCGGAGATTCGATCCGTCCCATTCCAATCTCGCGCAAAGTGTGCGCGGTGGGGAGATCGGAGCTCCCCAGTTGGTTCGGATCACGTCTAGGGACTCGCCGCTGCCGAGTATGGACTACATCAAAACGTCGCACGGGATCTTTCACGACTGCATTGTTCATGACTTGGACATGATACGTTTTATCTCCCAGGAAGATCCGATAGAAGTCTACTCGGTTGGCAGCAATTTCATACCTGAAATTCAGGCGTTTGACGATTTGGATAATGTGCTTGTGAGTCTGCGGTTTGCCAGTGGCCTGCTGGCGAGCATCGACGTTAACCGGTTTGCCTCCTATGGCTACGACCAACGAATTGAAGCGTTCGGAGAAAAGGGCATGTTGCAGTCGGAGAACCGTTATCCTCGATCTACCGTACTTTCATCGGAAGCCGGGGTTTCGAGACCCCCGATCGAGTTTTCATTTCCCTCACGATACCGGGAAGCCTATCAGCGCGAACTGGAAACTTTTCGAAAGTGTGTCGTTGAGGGAATCCCGCTGCCGATTACTTACGCGGACGTTCGAATGAGTTTTGTGCTATCGGATCTGGCAGAGTGCTCCTATCGGGAAGGCCGCCCCATGCGAGTGGGAGGCTGA
- a CDS encoding DUF2085 domain-containing protein, which yields MRGDRGEHAVLTRSLRRLAIHGTILGSMLLAALFLIAWNGWEFGHSLFSHLCHQKSERCFVFGASHLAVCSRCFGIYFGITGGCAIVCLQTKKALTLNPWMGMILGVSAIANLLDFGFEWFGLYQNAIWTRALLGLLLGMSLVLFVLLRSPYRMDRKEEKAASMRLPERG from the coding sequence ATGCGTGGGGATAGGGGAGAGCATGCTGTTTTGACGAGATCACTGAGAAGGCTTGCGATTCACGGGACAATACTTGGGAGTATGCTTCTGGCCGCCTTGTTTCTGATTGCGTGGAACGGATGGGAGTTTGGGCATTCGCTCTTTTCTCATTTGTGCCACCAGAAAAGTGAAAGGTGCTTTGTCTTCGGCGCGTCACATCTGGCGGTTTGCTCCCGTTGCTTTGGTATTTACTTTGGCATTACGGGAGGTTGCGCTATTGTCTGCTTGCAAACGAAGAAAGCACTCACCTTGAACCCTTGGATGGGAATGATCTTGGGGGTTAGCGCCATCGCTAACCTTCTCGACTTTGGGTTTGAATGGTTTGGGTTATACCAGAACGCGATTTGGACACGTGCCTTGCTGGGACTGCTTCTAGGGATGTCTCTGGTCCTATTCGTTTTGCTGCGATCTCCTTATCGAATGGATCGAAAAGAAGAGAAAGCGGCATCTATGCGCTTGCCCGAAAGGGGTTGA